From the genome of Nitrososphaerales archaeon:
GATTCAATTTATAAAGGGAAGGTGGAATTATGGAGAGTTAAAGAGTGCGAAGAGGTTAAGCCCCAATTTCGAGATAGTAACGATGGGCAGGGGTTATGTAAGGAAAGATGATAAAGTAGAGTTCGAAAAACATAAAGTCGCTGCGAAAGAAGCTTTAGAGTTTTCGAAAGAGAAACTCATCTCAGGTAAGTATGATGTTGTAATCCTGGACGAAATCAACTACGCTCAAAACCTTCAACTGATCAGTGTGGAGGATATCTTAGATCTAATCCGTTCGAAGCCACCCTCTATAACCCTCGTTTTGACTGGAAATTATGCCCACCCCTCTATCTTGGAAGTGGCAGATCTAGTTACTGAAATGAGGATGATCAAGCATCCTTACCAGAGGGGGATAAAAGGAGAAAAGGGGATTGATTATTAACTTTAACTTTCAACAAGTGGCTTTGTGGTGGCGATTATTCTTTTTAAATTTATAAGCTAGTCAAGTAGATTATGATTTGAGTGTATTGAAGAGGGTCATCATCATAGGCTCTGGCCCCGCTGGCTTAACCGCTGCCATCTACGTTGCACGGGGAGGTCTGGAACCTTTAGTAATCAGTGGTAGCACACCCGGTGGGCAGCTGGTGCTCACTACAGAGGTGGAGAACTACCCTGGCTTCGAAACAGGGATTTTAGGGCCCGAGTTGATAGAGAGGATGAGGAGGCAGGCGGAGAGGTTCGGTGCAAAGTTTGTGGATGGTGATGCTACCAAGGTCGACTTTTCTAAACGCCCCTTCAAAGTCTGGGTCGGTGAAGATGTGTACGAAGGTGATGCAGTAATAATCGCCACAGGTGCTTCGGCCAAATGGTTAGGCTTAGAATCTGAGCAGAGGTTAAGAGGGAGGGGTGTTTCTTCATGTGCGACTTGTGATGGTTTCTTCTTCGCTGGTAAGGATGTTGTTGTAGTGGGTGGTGGTGATACCGCTTTAGAGGAGGCCCTATTCTTAACAAAATTCGTAAAGAGCGTTACCATCGTCCATAGAAGAGATACTTTGAGGGCTTCAAAGATCCTACAAGATAGAGCATTCAGTAATGAGAAGATTAAGTTTAGATGGAATAGTGAAGTGGTAGAGATTTTGGGTAAAGATAGGGTCGTGGGTGTAAGATTAAAGAATGTGAAGACGGGTGAGTTATCTGAATTAAAGTGTGATGGGGTATTCATAGCGATAGGTCATAAACCGAATACAGAATTATTTAAGGGTCAGATCGAATTAAATAACGAAGGTTATGTAGTCGTTAAGGAGGGAACTTATGGAACTTCTACCAGCGTAGAAGGTGTATTTGTAGCTGGCGATGCATACGATTATAAATATAGGCAAGCTATAACCGCCGCTGCCTCAGGTTGTAAAGCTGCCATCGATGCAATACACTATCTTGAAGCTAAAGATCCATAACTCAATTAAAGTTTTGAAATCGATATCGTTCTAAAAGCTTCGAATCATCTAATGTTATAGAGAATTAAGGGCAAAAGAGTATTGATTTATATCACTCAAATGTGCGAAAAATATAAAAAATAGAGCTGGTTGGAATCTCTTAAAATGTTAGAATCTATACAACTAATAGCATTATTAATCTTCATAATAACGATAAGCTTTGTAATATGGGGTAAGGTCGATCGTACCATCGTTGCACTTATCGGAGTAATCCTTATGGTCGTTACCGGTGTTATGGATGAAGTACATGCCTTTCAGTTCGTAGATTGGAATGTCATCGCGATTCTTATAGGTATATGGATAATTGCAGGTTACTTCGCCAAGACCGGTATTCCAGAGTATCTAGCAATAAAGGCTTTTAAAATTTCGAAGAGAGATTTAGCGATCTTCGTAACCTTATTGGGCATAATTTCAGGATTCGTATCTATGTTTGTAGATAATGTAGTAGTAATATTGATGTTCGCACCTATGATCTTTCACATCACCAATAAACTCAATTTAGACCCATTCCCCTGTATTATATTCGTAGGGCTATGCGCAAACTTCATGGGTACCGCGTTACTACTTGGAGATCTACCCCCACAAATGCTACATTCAGTAACGGGCATCGAATTTTTAGGATTCGTCTGGTTTCAAAATAAACCTAGTTCATTCCCGATCCTCACCCTTACCTTTATTCCTACGATCCTCTTCTTCTATACATCAAAATTCAAGAAGGCTTTTACAAAGATAAGTATCGAATCTTTAGGAGATTCTTACATTAGGGATAAGAGGTTCGCGATCATCAACATCTCTATATTCATAGGTACGATAGTAGCGATGTCGTTAAGAGAGTTTCTTGGTGTAAAGCTTGGGTTTATCGCGATAGCTGGTGCCGTAACCTTGATTTTGGTATTGGAATTTTTGAAGGAAAGAAATCTCGTAGATTGTCCC
Proteins encoded in this window:
- the cobO gene encoding cob(I)yrinic acid a,c-diamide adenosyltransferase; amino-acid sequence: MRNSKACKGRRGFVIVYTGDGKGKTTAALGLALRAIGHDLKVLMIQFIKGRWNYGELKSAKRLSPNFEIVTMGRGYVRKDDKVEFEKHKVAAKEALEFSKEKLISGKYDVVILDEINYAQNLQLISVEDILDLIRSKPPSITLVLTGNYAHPSILEVADLVTEMRMIKHPYQRGIKGEKGIDY
- a CDS encoding SLC13 family permease translates to MESLKMLESIQLIALLIFIITISFVIWGKVDRTIVALIGVILMVVTGVMDEVHAFQFVDWNVIAILIGIWIIAGYFAKTGIPEYLAIKAFKISKRDLAIFVTLLGIISGFVSMFVDNVVVILMFAPMIFHITNKLNLDPFPCIIFVGLCANFMGTALLLGDLPPQMLHSVTGIEFLGFVWFQNKPSSFPILTLTFIPTILFFYTSKFKKAFTKISIESLGDSYIRDKRFAIINISIFIGTIVAMSLREFLGVKLGFIAIAGAVTLILVLEFLKERNLVDCPNFDDVLSSLDWKAIFFYASLFSLVGGLEHVGILEMLAEALKQYFTSTFLGVSILYWVTTPIVGVVEHDAYILTFLYIIKDLAKFGIDPWPYWWALVWSGTLGSNLTMAGAPALYVAMRVYEKNTGRKASLREFFSYTVPFTIISSLICYLLLILVWVF
- the trxB gene encoding thioredoxin-disulfide reductase, whose product is MSVLKRVIIIGSGPAGLTAAIYVARGGLEPLVISGSTPGGQLVLTTEVENYPGFETGILGPELIERMRRQAERFGAKFVDGDATKVDFSKRPFKVWVGEDVYEGDAVIIATGASAKWLGLESEQRLRGRGVSSCATCDGFFFAGKDVVVVGGGDTALEEALFLTKFVKSVTIVHRRDTLRASKILQDRAFSNEKIKFRWNSEVVEILGKDRVVGVRLKNVKTGELSELKCDGVFIAIGHKPNTELFKGQIELNNEGYVVVKEGTYGTSTSVEGVFVAGDAYDYKYRQAITAAASGCKAAIDAIHYLEAKDP